A genomic stretch from Malus domestica chromosome 15, GDT2T_hap1 includes:
- the LOC103431271 gene encoding transcription factor MYB123-like: MGRSPCCSKEGLNRGAWTALEDKILTAYIKAHGEGKWRSLPKRAGLKRCGKSCRLRWLNYLRPDIKRGNISGDEEELIVRLHNLLGNRWSLIAGRLPGRTDNEIKNYWNTTLWKKSKADSPSGSSKETSQHPSKSVVKKKDVESKTTSTAAAKPLVIRTKATRLSKILVPQNIPSQGRS, translated from the exons ATGGGGAGGAGTCCATGTTGCTCCAAGGAAGGACTCAACAGAGGAGCCTGGACTGCCTTGGAAGATAAAATTCTAACAGCTTACATTAAAGCCCATGGAGAAGGCAAATGGAGAAGCCTTCCCAAAAGAGCTG GTCTAAAGAGATGTGGTAAAAGTTGCAGACTGAGATGGTTAAACTATCTGAGACCAGACATAAAGAGAGGCAACATTTCAGGTGATGAAGAGGAACTCATTGTTAGACTCCATAACCTTCTTGGTAAcag ATGGTCGTTGATAGCCGGAAGGCTACCGGGGCGAACAGACAATGAAATCAAGAATTACTGGAACACAACTTTGTGGAAGAAATCGAAAGCCGATTCTCCTTCTGGATCCTCGAAAGAAACTTCTCAACATCCAAGCAAATCCGTAGTGAAAAAGAAAGATGTCGAGTCCAAAACAACATCAACTGCAGCTGCTAAACCTCTAGTAATAAGAACCAAGGCCACTAGGTTGTCCAAAATTCTAGTCCCACAAAACATTCCTAGTCAAGGACGGAGCTAG
- the LOC139192445 gene encoding uncharacterized protein: protein MGVKLLRVIGGGCPLWALGSSALVPSDENYTAAAANPLELQSHQTQLAEQGGSTEEFPRTNADDCSNILKNFGCDDDDIDVKGDQYCNEFQSLDSIPLDEAMINDGCWTGGNGCELEDYGASLDLDSLAFLLDSEDWPSQENVIV, encoded by the exons ATGGGTGTTAAGTTGTTGAGGGTCAT TGGGGGCGGATGCCCCCTCTGGGCCTTAGGTAGCTCCGCCCTTGTTCCTAGTGATGAAAATTATACAGCAGCTGCCGCAAACCCATTAGAGCTGCAATCTCATCAAACCCAATTGGCGGAACAAGGCGGAAGTACCGAAGAGTTTCCGAGGACTAATGCAGACGACTGCAGCAACATCTTGAAGAACTTTGGCTGCGATGATGACGACATTGATGTGAAGGGAGATCAATACTGCAATGAATTTCAGTCGCTCGACTCTATACCGTTGGATGAGGCAATGATCAACGACGGCTGCTGGACGGGAGGAAACGGTTGCGAGCTGGAGGACTACGGTGCCTCATTGGATTTAGATTCTTTGGCATTTTTGCTTGACTCTGAGGATTGGCCGTCCCAAGAAAATGTTATTGTCTAA